A window of the Lactuca sativa cultivar Salinas chromosome 7, Lsat_Salinas_v11, whole genome shotgun sequence genome harbors these coding sequences:
- the LOC111912827 gene encoding LOW QUALITY PROTEIN: uncharacterized protein LOC111912827 (The sequence of the model RefSeq protein was modified relative to this genomic sequence to represent the inferred CDS: deleted 1 base in 1 codon) has product MAELTVGDGAVDGGSASPATTNKKQSYITGMLVKNPGVPIFLSVFLVTLFITAAVFTRWVDVSIITAQFRQKDILPFEDNETTNNSTVESCPEYFRWIHEDLKPWKNLGITKEMVEKAREKAHFRLIIVDGRLYMEKYDYVFQTRDVFTIWGILQLLKLYPGKIPDLDLMFMCHDWPLIRKSDYPDNKTTIPPLFHYCGDDLTYDIVFPDWSFWGWPEVNVKPWLNLSKELEHGNQKIKWKDREPYAYWKGNTYTGKARRDLAKCNSDGTHEWNARIHHLDWTKGFKETDLASQCTYRYKIYVEGNAWSVSEKYILACDSMSLVITPHYYDFFTRGLTPTIHYWPINEHKKCSSIKFAVDWGNKNTEKAQEIGKRGSEFVQNELQMKFVYDYMLHLLTEYSKLFKYKPFITKNAVEVCSCFGKGLVKEFKEISMVMGATKASPCTMQPPYDDSELESLLFKKLNLTRQVGIWEASGRI; this is encoded by the exons ATGGCAGAATTAACGGTGGGTGATGGTGCTGTGGACGGCGGTTCTGCATCTCCGGCCACCACAAACAAGAAACAGTCATACATCACCGGCATGCTTGTCAAGAACCCCGGTGTACCCATATTCCTTTCGGTGTTTTTAGTCACCCTTTTCATCACTGCAGCTGTATTTACTCGTTGGGTTGATGTT TCTATAATAACAGCTCAATTTCGTCAAAAAGATATTCTCCCCTTTGAAGACAACGAAACTACCAATAATTCAACAGTTGAATCATGTCCAGAATACTTTCGATGGATTCATGAGGACTTGAAGCCATGG AAAAACCTAGGAATCACCAAAGAAATGGTAGAAAAAGCTAGAGAAAAAGCGCATTTCAGACTAATCATAGTTGATGGGAGGCTTTACATGGAGAAATATGATTATGTTTTCCAAACTCGGGATGTTTTTACCATTTGGGGGATTCTACAACTCCTCAAACTCTACCCCGGAAAAATCCCCGACCTTGATTTGATGTTTATGTGCCATGACTGGCCTTTAATCCGTAAATCAGATTATCCAGACAACAAGACAACCATACCACCATTATTTCACTATTGTGGTGATGATTTGACTTACGATATTGTTTTCCCTGATTGGTCCTTCTGGGGATg GCCAGAAGTTAATGTAAAGCCATGGTTGAACTTGAGCAAGGAATTGGAACACGGGAATCAGAAGATAAAATGGAAGGACAGGGAACCCTATGCTTATTGGAAAGGGAATACATACACCGGAAAGGCCAGGAGAGATCTTGCAAAGTGCAATTCTGATGGCACACATGAATGGAATGCCAGAATCCACCATTTG GATTGGACAAAAGGATTTAAGGAGACTGATCTAGCAAGCCAATGTACATATAG GTACAAAATATATGTAGAAGGAAACGCATGGTCGGTTAGCGAGAAATACATTTTAGCATGTGACTCAATGAGTCTAGTCATAACTCCACATTACTATGATTTTTTCACAAGAGGTTTAACACCAACCATTCACTATTGGCCTATAAACGAACACAAAAAATGCAGTTCGATCAAGTTTGCAGTTGACTGGGGAAACAAAAATACAGAAAAG GCACAAGAAATAGGAAAAAGAGGTAGTGAATTTGTTCAAAATGAGCTACAAATGAAGTTTGTATACGATTACATGCTCCATCTTTTAACAGAATACTCGAAGCTTTTCAAATACAAACCATTTATCACGAAAAACGCAGTTGAAGTTTGTTCGTGTTTTGGAAAAGGGCTAGTGAAGGAGTTTAAGGAGATATCCATGGTGATGGGTGCAACAAAGGCGAGTCCTTGCACTATGCAACCTCCGTATGACGATTCCGAACTTGAATCTTTACTCTTTAAAAAACTAAACCTAACAAGGCAAGTCGGAATTTGGGAAGCAAGCGGACGTATTTAA